GCGGTCTGGTGCGTGGTCTGGAATCCGAATGCGCCGGTGAAGCAGTTCGCCCCGCCCGAGTTGAGCACGACGGCCTCGACAGTGCGGTCGAGGATGACCTGCTGCGACCAGATTATGGGATTCGCCTTGGCGCGGTTGCTGGTGAAGACGGCCGCGCCGATCCTGCGCGGGCCACGGTTCACGACGACGGCCACATCAGGCTTGCCGGTGGACTTGAGGCCCGCTGCGACGCCCGCCGCTTCGAATCCCTGTGGTGCGGTGACGCTCATGGCGCGACTCCGTTCAGTGACAGCGCGCGGTCTTCGGGAAGCCCGAGCGCGAGGTTCATGGATTGGATGGCTGCGCCCGCGGTGCCCTTGACGAGGTTGTCGACAGCGGTGACGACCGCGACGCGGCCTGCTGCACGATCGATGGCGAGCCCGATCAGCGCGGTGTTGGCGCCGATGACGTCGGCGGTGCGCGGGAACTGCCCTTCCGGCAGCAGTTGGACGAACGTCTCGTCGCCGTAGGCGTCCTCCCATGCCGCGCGGATCTCGGCATCCGAAACGCCGTCGGTGATCGGCGCTGTCGAGGTGGCGAGGATGCCGCGTGCCATCGGCACGAGGACAGGGGTGAAGGAGATGCGCACGTCGTCCGCACCTGCAGCGGACAATGCCTGCTGGATCTCCGGGATGTGCCGATGCGTGCCGCCGACGGCGTACGGGTTGGCGCTGCCGAGGATCTCACTCGCGAGCAGATTGGTCTTGAGGCTCTTGCCCGCCCCTGAAGGTCCGACTGCGAGCACTGCGACGATGTCACTCGGGTCGATGACTCCTGCAGCGACGCCGGGGGCGAGGCTGAGGCTCACGGTCGAGGCGTTGCAGCCGGGGGCTGCGATGCGCTTCGCGCTGCGGAGGATCTCACGCTGCTTGCTGCCGCCGACGAGAAGCTCGGGGACGCCGTACGCCCATGGCTCGTGGAATGGGCCGCCGTAGAACGCGTCCCACGATTCACGGGAGGTGAGGCGGTGGTCGGCGCCGGCGTCGATCACGATCGGAACTTCACCCAGAGCATCCGTGTACTGGCCGGACTGGCCGTGCGGGAGCGCGAGGAAGACGATGTCGTGACCCGCGAGGATCTCGGGGGTCGTGTCCTGCAGGGTGAGGTGCGCGAGCGAGCGCAGGTGCGGCTGGTGCTGGATCAGCGGCTGGCCGGCGTTCGAATGCGCTGTGACGGTGCGGATCTCGATGTCCGGGTGACTCGCCAGCAGGCGCAGGATCTCGCCTCCCGCATAGCCGGATGCGCCGGAGACGGCGACGGAATACGTCATGGTTCTACCTTAACGGTCTGGGGGGGTATGGGCCGATGGCGGCGACACCGGTGATCGACCCTCTCGTCGACGCATCGACGTTCGGGGAGCACGGGGTCGCCTAGAGTCGGCGGCCGCCCAGACGGCTGCGGCGTCGGCGCACCACGACGACGCTCGGAGCGAGCGTCGGGGAAGCGGAAACAGCCGAAGGCATGTGGCGACAGTAGCGCCGCGGCCGTGCGGTGCGCAAATCGGCAGACCGCTACAGCGTCTCGAGCAGCGCCGACTCCTCGTCACGGGTGAGTCCCGCCCGTCGCTCGCGGTTCACTCCCCTGGCCCGCTCATCCTCGACGATGCGCGCGATCGTCGTCTCCAGCGGCGTCAGGATTCCCCCTGCGGCCCGGTACGCGGCGTTCGAGCGCGTCATGAAGCCGCCCATGTCCATCGGCAGCCACAGCGGCAGGGATCGATCCCCCGACCAGAACTCGACGCCGCGCGCCTCGAGCCATCCATCGTCGGCCGTGATGACCTCGCCGTCGTGTGCGGTCGCCGTGCGGAAGGCATCCAGCACGTGGCCGAGGTCGTGCACATCACCGACGGCGTTGACCGTACCGGAGGAATCGCCGGCCACCAGGAAGGAGACCAGGTCATCGATGTCGATCACCTGCGCCGCTCGCCCCTCGACACTCGGGACGAGCACCGGACCGTCCGCAGCGCGGTCGAACGCAGCCGCCCAGTATCCGAAGCGATCGCTCGGGTCTCCCGGACCCACGATGAGGCCCGGACGCACGATGCGTGCGCGTTCGCCGAGCGAGCGGACGACCTCCTCGGAGGCGACCTTGTGCGCGCCGTACTCGTACTCGTCGCCGTCCCTCGCCGGCGCCACGGTCGCTGCCGTCTCATCCGCGCCTGGTGTCGCCTCGTCGGCGT
The DNA window shown above is from Microbacterium murale and carries:
- the argC gene encoding N-acetyl-gamma-glutamyl-phosphate reductase, with translation MTYSVAVSGASGYAGGEILRLLASHPDIEIRTVTAHSNAGQPLIQHQPHLRSLAHLTLQDTTPEILAGHDIVFLALPHGQSGQYTDALGEVPIVIDAGADHRLTSRESWDAFYGGPFHEPWAYGVPELLVGGSKQREILRSAKRIAAPGCNASTVSLSLAPGVAAGVIDPSDIVAVLAVGPSGAGKSLKTNLLASEILGSANPYAVGGTHRHIPEIQQALSAAGADDVRISFTPVLVPMARGILATSTAPITDGVSDAEIRAAWEDAYGDETFVQLLPEGQFPRTADVIGANTALIGLAIDRAAGRVAVVTAVDNLVKGTAGAAIQSMNLALGLPEDRALSLNGVAP
- a CDS encoding NAD-dependent epimerase/dehydratase family protein, which codes for MTNVLVLGGTAWLSGLIATRWVDSGARVTCLARGTHAVPKGAALVRADRDDADPYDELHGEWDEIVDVSRHVGHARGAVAALGGRAARWTYVSSTSVYADEATPGADETAATVAPARDGDEYEYGAHKVASEEVVRSLGERARIVRPGLIVGPGDPSDRFGYWAAAFDRAADGPVLVPSVEGRAAQVIDIDDLVSFLVAGDSSGTVNAVGDVHDLGHVLDAFRTATAHDGEVITADDGWLEARGVEFWSGDRSLPLWLPMDMGGFMTRSNAAYRAAGGILTPLETTIARIVEDERARGVNRERRAGLTRDEESALLETL